A window of the Helianthus annuus cultivar XRQ/B chromosome 4, HanXRQr2.0-SUNRISE, whole genome shotgun sequence genome harbors these coding sequences:
- the LOC110934756 gene encoding acylsugar acyltransferase 3, which translates to MNMFMAKRFGRIRQLHTIISQETIKPSSPTPLHLKTHNLSLLDQFAPRFLMPKVFFYKHYNNGNTSILKKSLSNCLTQYYPFAGRFPPSSTSYVDCNDEGIAFIEAANDSRIEDFVTNRNQDETLDQLLPNNKVGPDSLIKVQVNYFAGGGAAIAVAISHKIADGYAAASFINHWAIVTRGLSPTNPNFISSTNVETLKIPEVMNKGTYKGNFIARRFIFSNSKLRELKERVLTMGAMPSNPTRVELLTCLLFKCVARASAMKSGDFKPALLAHCVNMRKKIIKNSPEAATGNVMTLLATKIASSSEIMLHEVVAELQKEKLKLDGLRNEQEVAQHHLNTLTMLGDEESESFISSSLCRFPFYGVDFGWGNPVKVVTRYPDVDDNGVIFLDAPNGDGIEALVHLQKEEMPIFEKDEELLAYIEDW; encoded by the coding sequence ATGAACATGTTCATGGCCAAAAGGTTTGGTAGAATTAGGCAACTTCACACCATCATATCTCAAGAAACCATCAAACCATCATCCCCAACACCTCTTCACCTCAAAACTCATAACCTTTCATTACTCGATCAATTTGCTCCCAGATTTCTCATGCCAAAAGTGTTCTTCTACAAACATTACAACAATGGTAACACCAGCATTTTAAAAAAGTCATTATCTAACTGCTTAACACAATACTACCCGTTCGCGGGTAGGTTCCCACCATCCTCAACTTCCTACGTAGATTGTAACGACGAAGGCATTGCATTCATCGAAGCTGCTAACGACAGTCGAATCGAAGACTTCGTTACCAACAGAAACCAAGATGAAACATTGGACCAACTACTTCCAAATAACAAAGTTGGACCGGATAGTTTGATCAAGGTTCAGGTGAACTATTTTGCAGGTGGTGGAGCTGCAATAGCTGTGGCCATATCTCACAAAATAGCCGATGGTTATGCAGCAGCCAGCTTCATTAACCATTGGGCTATTGTCACACGGGGCCTGTCACcaacaaaccctaatttcatttcCTCCACAAATGTTGAAACACTCAAAATCCCTGAGGTTATGAACAAGGGCACATACAAAGGTAACTTTATAGCTAGAAGATTCATCTTTTCAAACTCAAAACTGAGAGAGCTCAAGGAGAGGGTTCTAACAATGGGTGCAATGCCATCGAACCCTACTCGAGTCGAACTACTGACATGTTTACTATTCAAATGCGTTGCACGTGCCAGCGCAATGAAGTCGGGTGATTTCAAGCCAGCATTGTTAGCGCATTGCGTGAACATGAGGAAGAAGATCATCAAAAACAGTCCTGAGGCTGCAACAGGAAATGTCATGACTTTGCTGGCTACAAAGATTGCAAGTTCAAGTGAAATCATGCTGCATGAGGTTGTTGCTGAGCTGCAGAAAGAAAAACTGAAGCTTGATGGACTGAGAAATGAGCAAGAAGTGGCCCAACATCATTTGAACACATTGACAATGTTAGGGGATGAAGAAAGTGAATCTTTTATTAGTTCTAGCTTGTGTCGGTTTCCGTTTTACGGTGTCGATTTCGGGTGGGGGAATCCGGTGAAAGTGGTGACAAGATATCCGGATGTGGATGACAATGGTGTTATCTTTTTGGATGCTCCCAATGGTGATGGTATTGAAGCACTAGTGCATTTGCAGAAAGAAGAAATGCCCATTTTTGAAAAGGATGAAGAGCTTCTTGCATATATTGAAGACTGGTAA